The window GCCACGTTGGCCAACATATTTGCGCCCGAGCCGTTGCGGTAAAACATGCCGCCGCTGGCGAGCAGCCCGTCCATGATCGAGGTTACCACCGCACGATCCGCACGATCGTTCGCGCCCACAGCGACCAGAACTTGATTGATGCGCTTCGATGGATCGAGCTTGAGCGGAGAACTGTTCAAGCGTGCGCCCTGCCCCTTTCGGGCGGCGAAGTGCTCGCCAATGCAGGGAACCTCGATAATGCCGACCAGCGTTTCCGACCCCTTGGCCACCGCGATGACGACACACCAGTGCGGCAGTCCCATCAGAAAGGGGACAGTTCCGTCAATCGGATCGATGATCCACGTGTAGCCGCTTGAGCCCGAAGCCGCGCCGCCCTCTTCGCCCACGATGCCATCATCCGGAAAGGCCGCTTTGATCCCATCACGGATGAGGTCTTCGACGGCACGGTCAGCTATGGACACCAAATCCAAGGCGCTTGCTTTGGTTTCGATCTCGAGGCTGTCTCGGTTGGAGTAATAGTCAAGCGCGAGCTGGCCAGCACGTTTTGCCAGCGCTGATGCCAGCTGCTCGCGCGCGGCGACGGGGTCGGTCATCGGCAAGTCAGTCCTCGTGAACCAAGATCAGGTCTTCAGGGTCCAGCGCCAGGGATACGGCGTCCCCAGCATCAAAGCGAGGCTCCGAAATCGGCCGGGAAATGAGAAACTCGATCCCCTCATCCTGAACCGCATATTCAACGCGGCTTCCCAGATAGGTGGCCGACAAAACCTCAGCTGCCCCACCCGCTACAAGGCCTACTCGCTCGGGCCGAATGGTTGCTGTTACTGCGCCATCGGGCGCATCAACTGGAAGATGAAGATGAGCCGCGCTGAATGTACCGCCATGGACATGACCATGGATAAGGTTTGCGTCCCCGATGAAGTCGGCGACAAACGTCGAGGTCGGATGTTCGTAAAGCTCGGTGGGCGTACCAATCTGGGCGATCTTGCCCATCTTCATCACAACGATGTGGTCGGAAACTGCAAGCGCCTCTTCTTGATCGTGGGTGACGTAAACGGCCGTCAAACCGAAACGCTGTTGCAGCTCACGAATTTCAGCGCGCACTTTTCGGCGCAGCTTTGCATCAACATTTGATAACGGTTCATCGAACAGCAGGACATCGGGCTGCTGAACGATGGCGCGGGCAACCGCAACGCGCTGTTGCTGACCACCCGACAGCTCGGACGGCAGGCGTTCGTGTAAGCCACCCAAACCAACTTGCTCAAGAATATCCCGCGCCTGTTTTTGCGCGTCTGCCTTGGTAACGCGCCGGATCGTCGGGCCGTAGGCAACGTTGTCCAAAACGCTCATGTGCGGGAACAGAGCATAGGATTGGAACACCATTCCGACATTGCGCTCCGAGGCCGGGTCCCGGCTGACATCGCGGCCGGCGATCTTCACCTGCCCTTCGCTCGGTAGCTCCAAACCAGCGATGAGCCGCAAAGACGTCGTTTTCCCGCAACCTGAGGGCCCCAGAAATGTCACCAGTTCCCCCTTCTGGATGGAGAAGTTGATGCGGTCGACGGCAGTGGTTGCCCCATAGCGCTTGACCACGTCGACGAACTCGATGGCGCTTTCAGTCATGAAACGGCCTTCACTCTGCAGGAACGGCGGTCGAAGCCGCATCATCTGATGGCGGCGAGCGCCCCTGCAGTTCCTTGCGTCGGCCCAGCTTGCGGGTGCCGACAAGCAGCTGAATGAGCGCAACGCAGACAATCATCACGATCATCAGCGTGGCCGAATAGGCAATAGCCAGTG is drawn from Pseudomonadota bacterium and contains these coding sequences:
- a CDS encoding inositol monophosphatase family protein; its protein translation is MTDPVAAREQLASALAKRAGQLALDYYSNRDSLEIETKASALDLVSIADRAVEDLIRDGIKAAFPDDGIVGEEGGAASGSSGYTWIIDPIDGTVPFLMGLPHWCVVIAVAKGSETLVGIIEVPCIGEHFAARKGQGARLNSSPLKLDPSKRINQVLVAVGANDRADRAVVTSIMDGLLASGGMFYRNGSGANMLANVAAGRLGGYIEPEMNSWDAVAGLLMIDEAGGVIQPFAADQAPGPVLGAAPGVWNDLEAIAIRSMGWPDANTR
- a CDS encoding ABC transporter ATP-binding protein — translated: MTESAIEFVDVVKRYGATTAVDRINFSIQKGELVTFLGPSGCGKTTSLRLIAGLELPSEGQVKIAGRDVSRDPASERNVGMVFQSYALFPHMSVLDNVAYGPTIRRVTKADAQKQARDILEQVGLGGLHERLPSELSGGQQQRVAVARAIVQQPDVLLFDEPLSNVDAKLRRKVRAEIRELQQRFGLTAVYVTHDQEEALAVSDHIVVMKMGKIAQIGTPTELYEHPTSTFVADFIGDANLIHGHVHGGTFSAAHLHLPVDAPDGAVTATIRPERVGLVAGGAAEVLSATYLGSRVEYAVQDEGIEFLISRPISEPRFDAGDAVSLALDPEDLILVHED